Proteins encoded by one window of Oreochromis niloticus isolate F11D_XX linkage group LG17, O_niloticus_UMD_NMBU, whole genome shotgun sequence:
- the lin7a gene encoding protein lin-7 homolog A isoform X2, whose protein sequence is MATVVQPLTLDRDVARAIELLEKLQESGDVPGHKLQSLKKVLQSEFCTAIREVYQYMHETITVNGCPEYQARATAKATVAAFAASEGHSHPRVVELPKTEEGLGFNVMGGKEQNSPIYISRIIPGGVAERHGGLKRGDQLLSVNGVSVEGEHHEKAVELLKAAKDSVKLVVRYTPKVLEEMEARFEKLRTARRRQQQQLLMQQQQQQNLASQQNHMS, encoded by the exons ATGGCGACAGTGGTCCAACCGCTCACACTGGATCGAG ATGTTGCCAGGGCTATTGAGCTGCTGGAGAAGCTGCAGGAGTCAGGCGATGTTCCCGGTCACAAGCTCCAATCTCTGAAGAAAGTCCTTCAGAGTGAGTTCTGCACAGCCATCAGAGAG GTGTACCAGTATATGCACGAAACAATTACAGTGAATGGCTGTCCAGAGTATCAGGCCAGGGCCACGGCTAAG GCCACAGTTGCAGCCTTCGCAGCCAGTGAAGGTCACTCTCACCCGCGGGTGGTGGAGCTACCAAAGACGGAGGAAGGGCTGGGCTTCAATGTGATGGGCGGCAAAGAGCAAAACTCACCTATCTATATCTCCCGCATCATTCCTGGAGGCGTAGCTGAGAGGCATGGCGGCTTAAAGCGAGGGGACCAGCTCCTGTCTGTGAATGGAGTG AGTGTAGAGGGAGAGCACCACGAGAAAGCGGTGGAGCTACTGAAGGCAGCCAAGGACAGCGTGAAGCTGGTGGTTCGCTACACCCCCAAAGTGCTGGAGGAGATGGAGGCCCGCTTCGAGAAGCTGCGTACGGCCCGGCGGCGTCAGCAGCAGCAACTCCtcatgcagcagcagcaacagcagaatCTGGCCTCTCAGCAGAACCACATGTCGTAG
- the lin7a gene encoding protein lin-7 homolog A isoform X1, with protein sequence MATVVQPLTLDRDVARAIELLEKLQESGDVPGHKLQSLKKVLQSEFCTAIREVYQYMHETITVNGCPEYQARATAKATVAAFAASEGHSHPRVVELPKTEEGLGFNVMGGKEQNSPIYISRIIPGGVAERHGGLKRGDQLLSVNGVSVEGEHHEKAVELLKAAKDSVKLVVRYTPKVLEEMEARFEKLRTARRRQQQQLLMQQQQQQNLASQQNHMSLFQKKKK encoded by the exons ATGGCGACAGTGGTCCAACCGCTCACACTGGATCGAG ATGTTGCCAGGGCTATTGAGCTGCTGGAGAAGCTGCAGGAGTCAGGCGATGTTCCCGGTCACAAGCTCCAATCTCTGAAGAAAGTCCTTCAGAGTGAGTTCTGCACAGCCATCAGAGAG GTGTACCAGTATATGCACGAAACAATTACAGTGAATGGCTGTCCAGAGTATCAGGCCAGGGCCACGGCTAAG GCCACAGTTGCAGCCTTCGCAGCCAGTGAAGGTCACTCTCACCCGCGGGTGGTGGAGCTACCAAAGACGGAGGAAGGGCTGGGCTTCAATGTGATGGGCGGCAAAGAGCAAAACTCACCTATCTATATCTCCCGCATCATTCCTGGAGGCGTAGCTGAGAGGCATGGCGGCTTAAAGCGAGGGGACCAGCTCCTGTCTGTGAATGGAGTG AGTGTAGAGGGAGAGCACCACGAGAAAGCGGTGGAGCTACTGAAGGCAGCCAAGGACAGCGTGAAGCTGGTGGTTCGCTACACCCCCAAAGTGCTGGAGGAGATGGAGGCCCGCTTCGAGAAGCTGCGTACGGCCCGGCGGCGTCAGCAGCAGCAACTCCtcatgcagcagcagcaacagcagaatCTGGCCTCTCAGCAGAACCACATGTC